A single window of Sporosarcina sp. FSL W7-1349 DNA harbors:
- the atpB gene encoding F0F1 ATP synthase subunit A has protein sequence MNHENPLWTAFEGTAFELTFNLSNVLMLFITCLIVFLIAVAATRNLQVKPTGMQNFFEWIMDFVKGIIKNNMDWKTGGRFHVLGITLIMFVFVANVLGLPMAITWDHKLWWKSPTADPVITMTLATMVVVLTHYYGVRQLGMKQYLTGYIKPFPFLAPINIIEEFANTLTLGLRLYGNIYAGEILIGLLASLGASSFFGFAGALVPALAWQGFSLFIGAIQAFIFVMLTMVYMAHKVNTDH, from the coding sequence TTGAACCATGAAAACCCGTTATGGACGGCTTTCGAAGGAACGGCTTTTGAATTGACTTTCAACTTATCAAACGTTCTGATGCTTTTTATCACCTGTCTCATAGTCTTCCTGATCGCCGTTGCGGCAACACGTAATTTGCAAGTCAAACCGACAGGGATGCAAAACTTTTTCGAATGGATTATGGACTTCGTCAAAGGGATCATCAAGAACAACATGGACTGGAAAACGGGAGGCCGCTTCCATGTCCTCGGCATCACGCTCATCATGTTCGTTTTCGTAGCCAACGTATTGGGATTGCCCATGGCGATCACTTGGGATCATAAGCTCTGGTGGAAATCACCAACGGCGGATCCTGTCATCACGATGACACTCGCCACGATGGTCGTTGTCCTGACCCACTACTACGGTGTCAGACAGCTTGGCATGAAACAGTACCTGACAGGGTACATCAAGCCGTTTCCATTCTTGGCTCCAATTAATATCATTGAAGAATTTGCAAACACGTTGACTCTCGGTCTACGTCTTTATGGAAACATCTATGCGGGGGAAATCCTCATTGGACTACTCGCATCACTCGGGGCTTCCAGTTTCTTCGGCTTTGCCGGCGCATTGGTTCCCGCACTGGCTTGGCAAGGGTTCTCACTCTTCATCGGAGCGATCCAAGCATTCATTTTCGTTATGTTGACGATGGTCTATATGGCGCACAAGGTCAATACAGATCATTAA
- the atpE gene encoding F0F1 ATP synthase subunit C: MVGSVGLLAAALAIGLGALGAGIGNGLIVSKTVEGIARQPEARGVLQTTMFIGVALVEALPIIATVVAFIVMNQ; the protein is encoded by the coding sequence ATGGTAGGTTCAGTTGGTCTTTTAGCAGCAGCACTCGCAATCGGTCTTGGTGCACTTGGTGCAGGTATCGGTAACGGTTTGATCGTTTCTAAAACAGTCGAAGGTATCGCTCGTCAACCGGAAGCACGCGGTGTGCTTCAAACAACAATGTTCATCGGGGTAGCGTTAGTTGAGGCCCTGCCGATCATCGCTACAGTTGTCGCGTTCATCGTAATGAACCAATAA
- the atpF gene encoding F0F1 ATP synthase subunit B: MFLDNFVLLAAEAPNSGFLASLNNRLNLGDIIVTVVFFTILMILLKKFAWGPLMGVMDQRAELIAKEIEEAEKSRAESQKLLDEQRNLLKTAREDAQQIVESARKQGDAQREELVQAARAEVSRMKDSAALEIATEKEKAIAAVREEFVSLSILAASKVLGKEVSEEDNRALIEETIVKAGDAQ, translated from the coding sequence GTGTTTTTGGATAACTTCGTCCTATTGGCTGCAGAAGCACCCAATTCAGGATTTCTAGCAAGTTTGAATAACAGATTGAACCTGGGCGATATTATCGTCACGGTCGTATTTTTCACGATTCTGATGATTCTTCTGAAAAAATTCGCATGGGGCCCATTGATGGGTGTCATGGACCAACGTGCTGAATTGATCGCAAAAGAAATCGAAGAGGCTGAAAAAAGCCGCGCAGAATCCCAAAAGCTATTGGATGAACAACGTAATCTCTTGAAAACTGCTCGTGAAGATGCACAGCAAATCGTAGAGAGCGCCCGCAAACAAGGGGATGCTCAACGTGAAGAGCTTGTACAGGCTGCACGCGCTGAAGTGAGTCGTATGAAAGACTCGGCCGCACTTGAAATCGCGACGGAAAAGGAAAAAGCCATCGCGGCAGTCCGCGAAGAATTCGTATCCCTCTCCATCTTGGCTGCGTCGAAAGTACTCGGTAAAGAAGTGTCCGAGGAGGATAACCGCGCACTGATTGAGGAGACGAT
- a CDS encoding ATP synthase subunit I: MQTLQEIHKRQKRVLFFLLALFVLGWAFTGFPRIFAGLILGSLFGLYNFWILVRRMERFDRTIAAGKGRASIGTAMRFASGVAAAAIAISLPEQVDLVSTVIGLMIPYILLLVDRIIYHARHQ; the protein is encoded by the coding sequence ATGCAAACACTCCAAGAAATCCATAAAAGGCAAAAGAGGGTGCTCTTTTTTTTGCTTGCATTGTTCGTTCTTGGGTGGGCGTTTACTGGATTTCCACGAATTTTTGCTGGATTAATCCTCGGTTCTTTGTTCGGATTGTATAATTTCTGGATTCTTGTCCGTAGAATGGAAAGATTTGACCGTACGATTGCGGCAGGGAAAGGGAGAGCTTCCATAGGGACTGCGATGCGTTTCGCCTCAGGAGTAGCCGCGGCGGCCATCGCGATTTCGTTACCGGAACAGGTTGACTTGGTCAGTACGGTGATCGGTCTCATGATTCCTTATATCCTGTTATTGGTTGACAGGATCATTTATCACGCAAGACATCAATAA